A genomic segment from Polyangium mundeleinium encodes:
- a CDS encoding ABC transporter ATP-binding protein yields MTKAFAVIEIVDLYKYYGERRAVGPLSFSIEAGEIVGLLGLNGAGKTTTLRILACDLLPSSGSVRVNGLDVVESPHEVRSLIGYLPDTPPLYGEMTVRAYLHFAARLRGLSKASADKRVPEVLEATALAEVQDQLIASLSHGYKQRVGIAQAIVHGPKLLVLDEPISGLDPVQIVEMRELLRGLKGELTILLSSHILSEISETCDRLLVIRDGQIAASGTEAELSAKLVKNQRTEVTVRGDEEKAKEAVSAVPGVVSVEAIDAAESGEGVIALRIESEGDAREAVCRALVTAEIGLLEVRRGERELESVFLELAGAETTGDGAGASPKKKRTGKRSAKKARASAGEGDAGAKDAAAEKEDGSGT; encoded by the coding sequence ATGACGAAGGCTTTTGCCGTGATCGAAATCGTCGACCTCTACAAGTACTACGGGGAGAGAAGGGCGGTCGGACCGCTCTCGTTCTCCATCGAAGCCGGCGAAATCGTGGGCTTGCTCGGGCTCAACGGCGCCGGAAAGACCACGACGCTCCGCATCCTCGCTTGCGACCTGCTCCCGTCCTCGGGCTCCGTCCGCGTGAACGGGCTCGACGTCGTGGAGAGCCCCCACGAGGTGCGGTCGCTCATCGGCTACCTGCCGGACACGCCGCCGCTCTACGGCGAGATGACGGTCCGCGCCTACCTGCACTTCGCCGCACGCCTGCGGGGCCTTTCGAAGGCCTCCGCAGACAAACGCGTGCCCGAGGTGCTGGAGGCGACGGCGCTCGCCGAGGTGCAGGACCAGCTCATCGCGTCCCTGTCGCACGGCTACAAGCAACGTGTCGGCATCGCCCAGGCCATCGTGCACGGGCCGAAGCTGCTCGTGCTGGACGAGCCGATCAGCGGCCTCGATCCTGTGCAGATCGTGGAGATGCGGGAGCTGCTTCGCGGCCTGAAGGGCGAGCTCACGATCCTTCTATCCTCCCACATTCTCTCGGAGATCAGCGAGACGTGTGATCGCCTCCTCGTGATCCGCGACGGCCAGATCGCCGCGAGCGGCACCGAGGCCGAGCTGAGCGCGAAGCTCGTCAAGAACCAGCGCACCGAGGTGACGGTGCGCGGCGACGAGGAGAAGGCCAAGGAGGCCGTGAGCGCCGTGCCGGGTGTGGTGTCGGTCGAGGCCATCGACGCGGCGGAGAGCGGCGAGGGCGTGATCGCGCTCCGGATCGAGTCCGAGGGCGACGCACGCGAGGCGGTGTGCCGCGCGCTCGTGACGGCCGAGATCGGCCTGCTCGAGGTGCGCCGCGGCGAGCGGGAGCTCGAGAGCGTGTTCCTGGAGCTCGCGGGCGCGGAGACGACAGGCGACGGCGCCGGGGCCTCGCCGAAGAAGAAGCGGACCGGCAAGAGGAGCGCGAAGAAGGCGCGCGCTTCGGCCGGCGAGGGTGATGCCGGGGCGAAGGACGCCGCGGCGGAGAAAGAGGACGGGAGCGGGACATGA
- a CDS encoding ABC transporter permease, translated as MRNALLVAGREIGSYGRSLLGWAIGAAALLVEGVWFSANGLSGSRMSADVLREFFNGASGVTMIVAVLMSIPLLAGERERGTLVLLNTAPIRDIEIIVGKYLAAFAMIALITLVSVYMPLLIFVNGKVSLGHVAVGYTGILLLGSAALALGMFTSAVSRSQVMAAILGGLLLAVMVTLWLVAKVTEPPVNGVLAGMALHHQRQFPFMTGVLKLENVVYYVAVTYFFLLAATKTLEARRWR; from the coding sequence ATGAGAAACGCTCTGCTCGTCGCGGGGAGAGAGATCGGCTCGTACGGTCGATCCCTGCTCGGCTGGGCCATCGGGGCCGCGGCGCTGCTCGTCGAGGGCGTGTGGTTCAGCGCGAACGGCCTGTCCGGATCACGCATGTCGGCCGACGTGCTGCGCGAGTTCTTCAACGGCGCGAGCGGCGTCACGATGATCGTGGCGGTGCTCATGTCGATCCCGCTTCTCGCGGGAGAACGTGAGCGCGGGACGCTGGTGCTGCTGAACACGGCGCCGATCCGGGACATCGAGATCATCGTGGGCAAGTACCTCGCGGCGTTCGCGATGATCGCGCTCATCACGCTGGTCAGCGTGTACATGCCGCTGCTCATCTTCGTGAACGGCAAGGTGAGCCTCGGGCACGTGGCCGTGGGCTACACGGGCATCCTGCTGCTCGGCTCGGCCGCGCTCGCGCTCGGGATGTTCACGTCGGCCGTGAGCCGGAGCCAGGTGATGGCGGCGATCCTCGGCGGGCTCTTGCTCGCCGTGATGGTGACGCTCTGGCTCGTCGCGAAGGTGACCGAGCCGCCGGTGAACGGCGTGCTCGCCGGAATGGCGCTGCACCACCAGCGGCAATTCCCCTTCATGACCGGCGTATTGAAGCTGGAGAACGTGGTCTATTACGTGGCCGTCACGTACTTCTTCCTGCTCGCGGCCACGAAGACGCTGGAGGCGCGGCGATGGCGCTGA